Within Paenibacillus sabinae T27, the genomic segment AATAATATTAAGGAAAAGAAGGCGTCCAAGGACGCCAACACAAGTCGTATATATGCAAGATTCGGGCGTGAAATCTATGTAGTGGCCAAGCAGGGCGAGCCGGACCCGGAATCGAACCGGGCGCTGAGGGTCGTGCTGGAGCGCGCCAAGACATACAATGTGCCGAAAGCGATCATTGACCGCGCGCTTGAGAAAGCGAAAGGCAATTCGGACGAGACTTACGATGAGCTGCGCTATGAAGGCTTCGGGCCGAATGGATCGATGATTATCGTCGACGCGCTGACCAACAATGTCAACCGCACCGCCTCCGAAGTGCGCGCCGCATTCAGCAAGAACGGCGGCAGCCTGGGCGTCAGCGGATCGGTCAGCTATATGTTCGATTCGACGGCGGTCATTGGCCTTGTCGGCAAGAGCGCGGACGAAGTGCTGGAAATTCTGATGGAAGCGGACGTGGATGCGCGCGATATTCTGGAAGAAGACGAGGCCGTCATTGTTTACGCCGAGCCGGATCAGTTCCATTCCGTGCAGGAAGCGTTAAAGAACGCGGGCGTCACCGAATTTACCGTTGCCGAGCTGACAATGCTTCCTCAGAACTACGTGACGATTCCGGAAGAATCGCAGGCGCAGTTCGAGAAGCTGATTGACGTTCTGGAGGATCTGGAGGACGTGCAGCAGGTTTATCACAACGTGGATTCCGAAGAATAGTCAGGCCGCTTCGCTTTCATGCGAAGAGTCCTGTAACGCAGGCCGTCCGGGAAACCGGGCGGTTTTTTGCAAATATAAGAATGTATAAGCTGAGCGCTTATCATTTTGACTTCTATTTCTACGAGAAACGCACCTGCGTCTTAAAAAGACGCCGTCAGGCGTTTCTTCTTGACTGTGCCTCCCGCTGCCGTCTGTGAAGAAGACAATGGTGGAGGCACCGCTGATGTAGCCATTCGAAAAAGGGTAAGCCGGCAGCCGCCCAAGCGAACACGTCAGCCAGAAACGAAGACCGGAGACGACCCAAGCCCGGTCCCCCATATAAAGGGGTATCGGGCTTGGCGTTTGTTTCTATCGTCTTTTTGACCTGCCGCAGCGTCCACATGGATCGGGCCACCGCAGCTTGTTCCTTCCAGGGAGCGGAGATCCTTACGATTCTTACGTTCTGGGCCATTTCTCGCCCGTCAAATATTTCTCGGTCAGGATGGACAGGAGCTGAATGCCGACCTCGTTCTGTCCGCCTTCGGGAATAATGATGTCGGCGTATTTCTTGGAAGGCTCGATGAACGCCTCGTGCATCGGCTTGACCGTCGTCAAATACTGCTGGTGGATCGACTGGATGGTGCGGCCGCGATCCTCGATATCCCGTAGCACCCGGCGGAGAATGCGGACGTCCGGGTCAGTGTCGACGAACACCTTGATATCGAGCAGCTGGCGCAGGCTCTCGTCGGACAGTACATGCAGCCCTTCGATGATGACGATATGGTTGGGCAGAAGCTCAACCGTCTCATTCGTCGACCGGGCATGAACCGTAAAGTCATATACCGGGGCCTGCGCCTTCTCTCCCTGTTTCAAAGACTTGATGTGCTCGATGAGCAGCTCATTGTCAAAGGCAAACGGATGATCGTAATTGATTCCGCTGCGGTCCTCAAGACTGAGATGCGAGTGATCCTTATAGTAATTATCCTGTGAGATAAAAGTGACTTTCCCCGGACCGAGCCGTTCGATGACGGAGCGGGCCACCGTTGTTTTGCCGGAGCCTGTCCCGCCGGCGATACCTATAATAAGCATGGCGTAATTATAAACCTCCCTACAATATTCCCTCTGCCAATTCCAGTATTGTAGCACAGAGGTCCTTTTTTTTCATCCCGCAATGCCTATTGATATATACTTAATATACACCAGCATGAGCGACATAAGTGCAGACACACTTTTTTTAACTAAGAAAGGATGAAGAAGATGAATCGCAAAATTATTTTTCTAACCACGGATAGTATGGGCAGCGGAGACGGCCGGCTTGGAGAACAGCTTCTGGAAACCTATTTCACACTGCTCAAGCAGCAGGATCAATTGCCAGCCGCCATATTCTGCGTGAACCGGGGCGTGCTTGCGCTGACGGGGAAATCGATGGCTTCCCTTCATTTAAAAGAACTGGCCGACCGCGGAGTACCGGTGCTCGCCTGCTCGACCTGTGTGAACTACTATGGTGTGGGCGATCAGCTGTATGCCGGAGAGGTCTCCAGCATGGGGCACTTCATCGAGCTTTCCGCGCAGTATGAAGTCATCACGATATCCTAGGTCCTAGACTTAAAAGGAGAAGCATAACCATGAGCAACCCGCTTCAGGAAGCGTTCAACAGGGCAACCTACCCCGTCATCGGCCACGGCAAACGGAATATTGGGGTGCTGAAGGACGCGCTGGACGCCTATGACGGCGAATTGGACAGCGACATGTACGGCGCGGGCAGGCTGATCGAAGATTTTCAGAGCAAAATGGCCGGGATTCTCGGCAAAGAAGCTGCCGTCTTCTTCCCGAGCGGAACGATGGCGCAGCAGATTGCGCTGCGAATCTGGTGCGATTGCAAGGGAGAAAAGAAAGCCGCGTACCACCCGCTGTGCCATCTGGAGATTCATGAGCAGCGCGGGCTTCATGAGCTTCACGGGATCGAGCCGGTGCTGTTGGGAGGCAAGAACAGGCTGATCGGACTCGCCGATGTACAGTCCTTGGACGAGAGCGTATCCTGCCTGCTGCTCGAGCTACCCCAGCGCGAAATCGGCGGGCAACTGCCGGATTACGGCGAGCTTGAAGCTATATCAGCGTACTGCCGTGAGCGGGGGATCGCCCTGCATTTGGACGGCGCGAGACTGTTCGAGGTTCTGCCCTACTACCGGAAATCTGCGGCGGAAATCTGCGAGCTGTTCGACAGCGTGTATGTCTCTTTTTATAAAGGCATTGGCGGGATTGCCGGAGCGATTCTCGCGGGCGATGCCGAATTCACGGAACAGTCCAAAGTGTGGAAAAGACGTCACGGCGGTGACCTGATCAGCCTGTATCCTTACATACTTTCAGCCGACTTTTATTTCGAAGAAAGGTTTCCTAACATGGAGCGGTACTATGATGGGGCAAGGGAGCTGGCCGGTTTTTTTAATAAATGCCACCAAATCACTACCCTTCCGGAGGTGCCTGTCTCGAATATGTTCCATGTTCATGTAAGTCTTCCCAAGGAAAGACTGGAGCCTTTGCTGGTGGAGATATATGAGGAAACCAATGTCGGAATAACGCATGTTTTGCGGGAAAACGGCGAATCGTCCTGCTTTTTTGAGGTAAGCATCGGTGACCGGTATGCCCTTATCCCCAGGGAAGAACTGCAGCGGGCATTTGCCCTGCTGAATGAAAAACTGACCTTCTCATTGTGATAAAACACAATCATGGCAGATAAAGTTTTGAATTTTCACCAAATGGAAAAGCCGCAGGGTATGTTATCATTCTTTACATAAGAGACGTCAACAAGACAGGAGATGTGAAGAATGATCATCGGAGTACCTAAGGAAATTAAAAACAATGAGAATCGCGTAGCCATTACCCCAGGCGGTGTAGTCAGCTTTGTCAAAGAAGGTCACAAGGTTCTGGTAGAAAAGGGCGCGGGCCTGGGCAGCGGATTCCTGGACGAGGAATATGCCGCAGCCGGAGCGGAATTGATCGACAGCGCAGCGGAGGTATGGAGCGGCGCCGAGATGGTCATGAAGGTTAAAGAACCGCTGGAGAGCGAATACGGCTATTTCCGTGCCGGTCTCGTTCTGTTCACTTACCTTCATCTGGCTCCCGAGCCTGCTCTGGCGAAGGCGCTGAAGGATAAAGGCGTATTTGCGATCGGCTACGAGACGGTGACTGAAGGCCGCACGCTGCCGCTGCTGACGCCGATGAGTGAAGTGGCGGGCCGCATGTCCGTACAGCTGGGCGCTCAATTCCTGCAAAAAAATCACGGCGGCCAAGGCATTCTGCTTGCCGGCGTTCCTGGAGTAAGCAGAGGCAAGGTCAGCATCATCGGCGGCGGCGTTGTCGGAACAAACGCGGCGAAGATGGCTATCGGACTCGGAGCGGACGTTACCATCGTTGACCTGAGCGCCGACAGATTGCGCCAGCTGGACGATATTTTCGGTGCGCAAATCAATACGCTGATCTCCAACCCGTATAACATCGCCAAAGCGGTTGCCGAAGCGGACGTGCTGGTAGGCGCGGTGCTCATTCCGGGCGCGAAAGCTCCGAAGCTGGTAACCGAAGAAATGGTGAAGACCATGAAACCGGGCTCTGTTATCGTCGATGTGGCCATTGACCAAGGCGGTATTGTAGAGACGATCGACCAAGTGACGACCCATGACAATCCGGTATTCGAGAAACACGGCGTACTGCACTACTCCGTAGCCAATATGCCTGGCGCTGTCGCCAAAACATCGACGATCGCTCTGACGAACGTTACTGTTCCTTACGCGCTGCAAATCGCAGGCAAAGGTGCGCTGAAGGCCGTGCAAGAGAATGAAGGCCTGCTGAACGGCGTCAATATCGCCAACGGCAAAATCACCTGCAAAGCCGTTGCCGACGCGCTTGGCGAAGAATACTTCACAGTAGCCCAAGCCATGTCCCAAGAGTTTACCCTGATCTAAGATTATAGAAATAGAATTAAGAAGAACAAAAAGTCGGCTGATAAAAAAACAGACAGACGTTTCCCAATGAAGAAGAGGAACCCCAATTAAAGGACAGAGCCCGTTCATACGGGCCTGTTCTTTTTTGGCGTACCAATATAGGCTCTGTTCAGCGGAGCTGCTGATTTTGGCGTAACATGGAAGGTTTCCTTCCACGACTTTGCCGCGCCCTATAGTCAGCGCACACGAAGCGTAATATAATGAAACAACCGATTAGTAGTACGAAGGCTGATGTTACGTGCAAAACGCGGCTATTTTGAAGGTTGGAGTGGGAACAGTGACCGAAGCGAGCTTATCCTTTGACCGTTTTTTTGACAGCATGGAGTCCTTGGCGGATGCCATCAGTGAATCGCTGCAATCCCAAGTGACCATTGAGGACGACAATCATCATGTGATCGGCTACAGCTCCCATCAATTCGAGAGCGATCCGGCGCGGATTTCGACCATTATCGGCAAGCGGGTGCCTGATTCTGTCATTATCGGCCTGCGCAAAAAGGGGATCATGCGCCAGCTTGAAAATACGCCTCATCCGATCCGGATTTCGGGGGTGATGGAGGTGGGGCTTGGCCCCCGCCTGGCGATGTGCATCAAGCATCAGAAGGAGGTTCTCGGCTACATCTGGGTTGTCGATGCAGGCAACCTGAAGGAAGGCTATGCGGAGAACGTCGTGAGCAAGGCCGCGCAAATCGCCGCCCGGTACCTGCTGAAGCAACGGGGCTGGAAGACGAAGCAGACCCAGGTGCAGGAGGATTTTTTCTGGAAGCTGCTGACCTCGCATTACGGCACGGAGCAGGACATCCGGCGGGATGCGGGGGCGGACGGGATTGAGCTGCCTTCGGGTTATTTTATCGGCGTATTCGAACCCGACCGGACGGTGGACAATCACTTCCTGCTGAAGTTCCGGCAGACCGCGGAGAGCTATTCCGGCGTCTCGCTGGTGTTCCTGACCACGGAGCATAACCGGATTATTACCATGTTCACTTTCCATTATCCGATTGAAGGGACAGAGGCCCTGTCTTCCTATATGCGGCTGCTGGTTGACCAGACGAACAAGCACGAGGACTGCCGGATATCCGGGGGCTGCAGCCTCCATTACAGCGAGTATCTCTCTGCGGCTGTCGCCTATATGGAAGCGGCGTCGATTGCCGAGATCAAGCGGCTGCTGCCTTTTCAGGCCCGCGAGCTGCTGCTGTACGAGGATATGGGATTTTGGGCGCATCTACCGGCGATTATCGAGCAGAAACGCAGCCGCAACCGCAGAAGCCCTTTACTCTATCCGCTGAAGGAGCATGACCGGGTGCACAAGACCGATTTTGTCAAAACCGTCGCCGTCTATCTCACCTTCAATGGAAATTTGAAAGAATCGGCATCTTTTTTGCATATCCATACCAATACCCTGATGTACAGACTGAACCGGATCGCCGAAATTACGGGGAAAAATCTGAAGGATACCCATTACCGCTTCTCCATCTATCTGGACATTCTGACCGAAGAGACCCGGCAGTTGAATCAGTGGTTTGCGGAAGGTTGATGGAAGATATGGCGGATAAGCAAAAGTGTATGGCAGAAAATATATACATGGATGTAACATAAACCGAGTATTCCCGCGCCAATCTTATTACACTCTGTACAATGAAAAGAGAGGATACGGGTCGTAACATAGTGTTGTAGGAACGACCAGACCACGGACGGAGGGATAGGAATGCAGACGCAAAATATTTTCGTTAACGGAGCCCGGCTTAAAGATACGATCGAGGCTTTTGCCGATTTCGGACGTACGCCTGCGAACGGTGTCACCCGGCTGAGTTTAAGCGAAGAGGACATCAAGGTGCGGGATTACTTCCGTTCCTGCTGCGAAGAGCTGGGAATGACAGTCACAGTGGATGATATGGGCTGTATGTACGCCACGCTGGAAGGGACCGAGGATAAGCCTCCGATCGTCATGGGTTCTCACCTCGATACCGTTGTAAAAGGTGGGCGCTTCGATGGCGTTTTCGGCGTAATCACGGGCCTTGAGGTTGTGCGGACGCTTGTCGATCATGGCATCAAGCCGCGCATTCCGGTGACAGTCATGAACTTCACGAATGAGGAAGGGGCACGGTTCGAGCCTTCGATGATGGCGTCCGGCGTGCTGTCGGGTAAGTTCGATAAAGAGGTTATGCTGAAGAGCAAAGATCCGGAGGGGGTTACCTTCGGGGAGGCGCTGAAGGCCAGCGGATACGAAGGGGCTGCCGAGAACCGCATCAAGGAAGCGACCGCTTATCTGGAAATGCATATCGAACAAGGTCCTGTACTGGAAAAAGAAGGCTTGACGATCGGGCTCGTCGACTGCGTAGTCGGCATGGTCTGTTATGAAATTGAAGTCACCGGGGAATCCAATCATGCCGGAACGACGCCGATGGGGATGCGGAACGACGCGTTTTTTGCCGCTACCGATCTGGTGGCGGAGCTGCGGAGCAAGCTGGGCGGGCTCGACTCCGAGCTGGTCTATACAATGGGCCGGGTGAATGTGTATCCCAACATCCATACGGTCATCCCGAATAAAGTCGTCTTCACCGTCGAAGCCCGGCATAAGAATGAAGAGGTCATCGCCGAAGTGGTGTCGATCATTGATTCGCTGCCGGAGACGCAGTCCGGCTGTTCCGTGTCGAAGAAGAAGCTGTGGGGCCGCGATACCGTCTGGTTCGACGAGCAGGTATGCGGGGCCATTGAAAGCTCGGTGAAGTCGCTCGGTTATTCCCACAAAAAAATGGCCAGCGGAGCCGGGCACGACGCCCAGTTCGTGGCAAGCTACCTGCCTTCGGCGATGATTTTTGTGCCGAGTGTGAAGGGCAAGAGCCACTGTGAAGAAGAGCTGACCTCGTACGAGGATTGCGAAAAAGGCGTCAATGTGATGCTGGAGACGGTGCTGACGTTGCTCGGAGATAGCGGGGAGTAAGGTTTAGATTTGAAGGGAATCGCGGCATATGCGTTAGATTATATAGTAGAAGGCTGTTCCGTTAAGGGTCTGTGGGACCCTCGGGACAGCTTTTTGTTTACTGTCCTTAGTCTAGCATCTATATAAAAGGAGAAAAAGTATGAATCAAGATGAGTTTTTTATGAAAGAAGCAATCAGGCTATCTAAACTTGCGGTTGAGCACGGTAACGAACCTTTTGGAGCGATATTGGTTAAAGGCGGAGAAATTGTATATTCTAATGAAAACCAGATTTATTCTGCAACCGATCCAACGTTTCATGCAGAAGCAGGGTTGCTACGGAGATTTTGTGCTGAAACCCATATTACCGATTTACGTGAGTACACCTTATATTCGAGCTGCGAGCCTTGTTTTATGTGTTGCGGCGCAATGGTTTGGACAAAGGTTGGGCGATTGGTTTATGGTGCCAGTGATATAGATCTGTGTAATCTACTGGATGAACAGGGAAGTCATTGCAGTCAAATTGTATTTGAAAATTCTCCCCATAAACCGGATATTACAGCGGGCATATTACGGGAGGAAAGTTTGAGTGTATTGGCCAGCTATTTTTCCCACAACACAAAAGGCTAAAAATCATACTGGTCGGTCATGGTTAAATTGAACTGACGGAGAACGATAGTTCGATCAGTGCCGCTATGTGAAAAAAACGGGCCGGTCAAGGAATCATCCTTGATCGGCCCGTTGCTATTTACGTGTTTATTCAGCCAGTCCGGCTTTGACCAGCAGCTGGTGCAGTGTAGCGGCGATCGTCTCGCGGGTAGCCGGAGCGGTAGGATTGAATACCGAACCGGAGGTACCGGTGAGGATGCCTGCTGCGGACAAGGACTGTACGCTGTTCTTCGCATAGCCTGCAATCTTGGCGTTATCGCTATAGGTCGTGAAGGACGGATTGGCTGGGGTCAGCTCGATACCGGCCAGCTTCACGGCTCTATCCAGAATAACGGCCACTTCCTGACGGGAGACATTGGCTTTCGGCGCGAACTTGCCGCCGCCAACACCCAGAATCAATCCGGCCTTCGTTGCGGCTGCGACATCGGCTGCATACCAGTCGGTTGCCTTCACGTCGGTAAAGGTCGCCGCTGCATCAGTGCGTAGACCGAGCGCGCGTACAAGGATGGCCGTAAATTCGGCACGGGTCAGGTTATTCTTCGGCGAGAAGGTCGTTGCCGAAGTCCCTTTGAAGATCAGCTTGTTAGCCAGTGCCGTGATGTCCGAAGCCGCAGGCGAAGTCGCGATATCGGTGAACGTTACCGGACGGCTTACAGCGGCATAGGTCGAGAAGCCCGGACGATTAACGGTAACCAGCGTCGTTCCGTCGGCTTGCGTCTTGAACACGGAAGATACCGGAGTAATCTTGCCGTTCTCTTCGAACAGAACGCCGGCCGTATTCGGAGTGATGCTTCCCGGAACGGTGAAGGATCTCTTGATGAACGTATTGTTTGGCACCGTCAGATACGTGCTGCCGGTTGCCGTTGCCCAGCTTGCTTCAAAGGATACCGGAGCCCCGATCACGGACGACCCGGCTGCGCTTGCGCTAAATTTGCCTGCCTGCTCTGAAGCCGGCTTGATGGACAGCTCGAAGGCCGCTCCGGAAGGAGAACCGCTTAGCAGCGATACCGGCAGAGAAACCGCGGCATCCTTCGTGCTGACGATGACTTTGCTGGACGAAGAGATTCCCGCAAGCAGCTTCACTTGATCCGCAGTCAGGCTGACTTTGGCAGCGGAGCCGCTGACCGAAGGAGCCGAAATGATCACAGCGTTCTGGGATGCGGTGGCACTAGCCAAAGCCGCTTTCAGGTCACTATCCGACACGGTGATGGTTGTTACACCGTTCTGTACAGTCGTTGTCGAAGCGACGCTCAATTGCTTAGAGCCTTGGTCGACCAGTGCTGTAGCGGTATCGGAAACCGTTGGCGCAGGTGGTGTCGTTGGTGTAGTTGGTGCAGGTGCGCCGCCACCACCGCCAGCTGTGTTATCGATGCGGAAAGAAGTAAAACCGGTATAGAAGAAATCTTCATATTGATTAATTTTCACCGGAATCTTGCTGTTATCTTTTTCTGTTGTGGCGAGAACTTGGATTTTATAAATGCCATCCTTCAAGTATGCTACAGCAGGCTTACCTTGCGAATCCAATACAGGGTCGCCATTGCTGTCGTAAGGATGATAAGCGCCGCCGATTGTTGCCGAATAAGTCCCCGGTTTGAAATAGCTCTTCAAGCTTCCCGTCGTCTGTGCGTCGAAATAACCAAGGGTCTTGTCATCAAGGCCTACAACGTCAACCTCGTAATAGTTGGCGTCTTCCGCCTTCAGCTTGAACGTGAGGTTCGTCGTTTGTCCAAAGTTCGGATAGACTACCTTTTGGCCCAGCGAAAGCTCTTGAACGCCTGCTCCGGTATCCGGATATTCCTTGCCTACATTGACAACGAAAGGAAGATGAAGATCAGGCTGACCTGCTGCTTTCAAAGTGATTTGGCCTTGGTAAAAGGAGTCCAGAGCGGCCTCCGGTTTAACATTTACATTTAATTTGAATGCCGAAGCGCTGTAGGCGGACGCCGTTACCGTAGTTTGGTCAAGCTCGGCCGTGACGTCCAACGGGGCGTCGTCATACCAATCAACGGATGCTGTATACGTAAGGTTTTGGCTGCCCGTATTTTTCAGCTGGAGATCCTTGACTGCGGATGCACCCGGAGCCAGAATTCCAAAGCTTGCAGAGTCATTATAGTTGATGATATTTTGAGGATTGAAATTTTTGTCCAAAATCGTGATCGGCTCCAGAGATTGAAGCACGGCTTGAGTCTTGATCGCATTTTCGACATTAGCCCGGCCTGGTCCTTGCAAGTACACATCGTACTTACCGCCTCCGATAACGTCCGCTGTATTGGCGAGCGCGGCGCGTATATCAAACGGATTCCAGTCTGGATGCGCCTGCTTGATCAGAAGCGCGAGACCGGCGACGTGAGGCGTTGCCATACTTGTGCCGCTGATGCGGTTGTAAGCCTCGGCATAAGATGCGTCTTTATCATATTTGCCGTATTCCGGCCAGGTTGACAGGATACCTACCCCCGGAGCCACGATGTCCGGTTTGATACTTAGGTTGGTGTCAACATTTGGTCCCCAGGAGGTGAAGCTGGCTATTTC encodes:
- the ald gene encoding alanine dehydrogenase; its protein translation is MIIGVPKEIKNNENRVAITPGGVVSFVKEGHKVLVEKGAGLGSGFLDEEYAAAGAELIDSAAEVWSGAEMVMKVKEPLESEYGYFRAGLVLFTYLHLAPEPALAKALKDKGVFAIGYETVTEGRTLPLLTPMSEVAGRMSVQLGAQFLQKNHGGQGILLAGVPGVSRGKVSIIGGGVVGTNAAKMAIGLGADVTIVDLSADRLRQLDDIFGAQINTLISNPYNIAKAVAEADVLVGAVLIPGAKAPKLVTEEMVKTMKPGSVIVDVAIDQGGIVETIDQVTTHDNPVFEKHGVLHYSVANMPGAVAKTSTIALTNVTVPYALQIAGKGALKAVQENEGLLNGVNIANGKITCKAVADALGEEYFTVAQAMSQEFTLI
- a CDS encoding nucleoside deaminase; this translates as MNQDEFFMKEAIRLSKLAVEHGNEPFGAILVKGGEIVYSNENQIYSATDPTFHAEAGLLRRFCAETHITDLREYTLYSSCEPCFMCCGAMVWTKVGRLVYGASDIDLCNLLDEQGSHCSQIVFENSPHKPDITAGILREESLSVLASYFSHNTKG
- the udk gene encoding uridine kinase, whose translation is MLIIGIAGGTGSGKTTVARSVIERLGPGKVTFISQDNYYKDHSHLSLEDRSGINYDHPFAFDNELLIEHIKSLKQGEKAQAPVYDFTVHARSTNETVELLPNHIVIIEGLHVLSDESLRQLLDIKVFVDTDPDVRILRRVLRDIEDRGRTIQSIHQQYLTTVKPMHEAFIEPSKKYADIIIPEGGQNEVGIQLLSILTEKYLTGEKWPRT
- a CDS encoding Zn-dependent hydrolase, encoding MQTQNIFVNGARLKDTIEAFADFGRTPANGVTRLSLSEEDIKVRDYFRSCCEELGMTVTVDDMGCMYATLEGTEDKPPIVMGSHLDTVVKGGRFDGVFGVITGLEVVRTLVDHGIKPRIPVTVMNFTNEEGARFEPSMMASGVLSGKFDKEVMLKSKDPEGVTFGEALKASGYEGAAENRIKEATAYLEMHIEQGPVLEKEGLTIGLVDCVVGMVCYEIEVTGESNHAGTTPMGMRNDAFFAATDLVAELRSKLGGLDSELVYTMGRVNVYPNIHTVIPNKVVFTVEARHKNEEVIAEVVSIIDSLPETQSGCSVSKKKLWGRDTVWFDEQVCGAIESSVKSLGYSHKKMASGAGHDAQFVASYLPSAMIFVPSVKGKSHCEEELTSYEDCEKGVNVMLETVLTLLGDSGE
- a CDS encoding PucR family transcriptional regulator; the protein is MTEASLSFDRFFDSMESLADAISESLQSQVTIEDDNHHVIGYSSHQFESDPARISTIIGKRVPDSVIIGLRKKGIMRQLENTPHPIRISGVMEVGLGPRLAMCIKHQKEVLGYIWVVDAGNLKEGYAENVVSKAAQIAARYLLKQRGWKTKQTQVQEDFFWKLLTSHYGTEQDIRRDAGADGIELPSGYFIGVFEPDRTVDNHFLLKFRQTAESYSGVSLVFLTTEHNRIITMFTFHYPIEGTEALSSYMRLLVDQTNKHEDCRISGGCSLHYSEYLSAAVAYMEAASIAEIKRLLPFQARELLLYEDMGFWAHLPAIIEQKRSRNRRSPLLYPLKEHDRVHKTDFVKTVAVYLTFNGNLKESASFLHIHTNTLMYRLNRIAEITGKNLKDTHYRFSIYLDILTEETRQLNQWFAEG
- a CDS encoding DsrE family protein, yielding MNRKIIFLTTDSMGSGDGRLGEQLLETYFTLLKQQDQLPAAIFCVNRGVLALTGKSMASLHLKELADRGVPVLACSTCVNYYGVGDQLYAGEVSSMGHFIELSAQYEVITIS
- a CDS encoding YebC/PmpR family DNA-binding transcriptional regulator: MGRKWNNIKEKKASKDANTSRIYARFGREIYVVAKQGEPDPESNRALRVVLERAKTYNVPKAIIDRALEKAKGNSDETYDELRYEGFGPNGSMIIVDALTNNVNRTASEVRAAFSKNGGSLGVSGSVSYMFDSTAVIGLVGKSADEVLEILMEADVDARDILEEDEAVIVYAEPDQFHSVQEALKNAGVTEFTVAELTMLPQNYVTIPEESQAQFEKLIDVLEDLEDVQQVYHNVDSEE
- a CDS encoding S8 family serine peptidase; protein product: MEWGKLTRKLSVAALGLALTAGTIPGTVFAASSLQTQLSSKISLTHTTPGTYISPKINIKSTADVRVIVQLSGQPAAVGKYAAKQGNSALAKSATEAAVDSQQATVLKKAENAGLDLEVNYQYNTVLNGFEVTIPANEIPKLAKISGVTSIYENSTWHTVPDVKFDETAELPQNDNAPLDQIGATWAGLNKYTGAGLKVGVIDTGVDYEHPDIKPVYKGGWDSFYNDDDPYEEAPVSVENDVYGTGYEGTYHGTHVAGTIVGQFVNRTGDIAQLGVAPGAQLYAYKVLGRNLYDPSTSSGSSAQVIDGIEHAVKDRMDVINLSLGSDAEKDVNSPDSIAINNAVLSGVVAVIANGNAGPGYFTLGSPAVSQLAISVGAVTSPTKSFKVNLKKEIVGASATTVTYSTYSDVNAMAWRIADEDFESIIGTDPVPVVYADLGSDDDYSTKDVNGAVVLLSRGELAFVDKIAIAKEHNARAVVIFNGNTDGKGNADLSESIKNRDGYINSTIGDGFEYIPTFDLEGKEGRALARAIKANEGKPVKFTFDSDYHPGLTKGDEIASFTSWGPNVDTNLSIKPDIVAPGVGILSTWPEYGKYDKDASYAEAYNRISGTSMATPHVAGLALLIKQAHPDWNPFDIRAALANTADVIGGGKYDVYLQGPGRANVENAIKTQAVLQSLEPITILDKNFNPQNIINYNDSASFGILAPGASAVKDLQLKNTGSQNLTYTASVDWYDDAPLDVTAELDQTTVTASAYSASAFKLNVNVKPEAALDSFYQGQITLKAAGQPDLHLPFVVNVGKEYPDTGAGVQELSLGQKVVYPNFGQTTNLTFKLKAEDANYYEVDVVGLDDKTLGYFDAQTTGSLKSYFKPGTYSATIGGAYHPYDSNGDPVLDSQGKPAVAYLKDGIYKIQVLATTEKDNSKIPVKINQYEDFFYTGFTSFRIDNTAGGGGGAPAPTTPTTPPAPTVSDTATALVDQGSKQLSVASTTTVQNGVTTITVSDSDLKAALASATASQNAVIISAPSVSGSAAKVSLTADQVKLLAGISSSSKVIVSTKDAAVSLPVSLLSGSPSGAAFELSIKPASEQAGKFSASAAGSSVIGAPVSFEASWATATGSTYLTVPNNTFIKRSFTVPGSITPNTAGVLFEENGKITPVSSVFKTQADGTTLVTVNRPGFSTYAAVSRPVTFTDIATSPAASDITALANKLIFKGTSATTFSPKNNLTRAEFTAILVRALGLRTDAAATFTDVKATDWYAADVAAATKAGLILGVGGGKFAPKANVSRQEVAVILDRAVKLAGIELTPANPSFTTYSDNAKIAGYAKNSVQSLSAAGILTGTSGSVFNPTAPATRETIAATLHQLLVKAGLAE
- a CDS encoding threonine aldolase family protein, which encodes MSNPLQEAFNRATYPVIGHGKRNIGVLKDALDAYDGELDSDMYGAGRLIEDFQSKMAGILGKEAAVFFPSGTMAQQIALRIWCDCKGEKKAAYHPLCHLEIHEQRGLHELHGIEPVLLGGKNRLIGLADVQSLDESVSCLLLELPQREIGGQLPDYGELEAISAYCRERGIALHLDGARLFEVLPYYRKSAAEICELFDSVYVSFYKGIGGIAGAILAGDAEFTEQSKVWKRRHGGDLISLYPYILSADFYFEERFPNMERYYDGARELAGFFNKCHQITTLPEVPVSNMFHVHVSLPKERLEPLLVEIYEETNVGITHVLRENGESSCFFEVSIGDRYALIPREELQRAFALLNEKLTFSL